Proteins from a single region of Dama dama isolate Ldn47 chromosome 14, ASM3311817v1, whole genome shotgun sequence:
- the GARIN4 gene encoding Golgi-associated RAB2 interactor protein 4, whose amino-acid sequence MSRESLLPYHTAQSGAGAGLFNTTRGKLQRQLRKGEYDIFKYAPIFESDFIQITKRGEVIDVHNRVRMVTVGIASTSPLLPLPDVMLLARPATGCDDHTGRGQTTKAKSRKAAKTLELTRLLPLKFVRISIHNREKQQLRLKFATGRSCYLHLCPPLDSREDLFTYWEKLVYLLRPPVDSQSSTYAIPAGDMICMPVFEEDRRSPAAVDFQGRGDQDQVSVRSLHAGSEVAGATSAAFAGGEGLQLDFYNPDPVPDGAKANTKPSEFDKESAVGAMTQVAAADATEGDLNMTKSHASEERSMALEVTVTKGPGGSKSNIAVAGAAKTSLRTRKTALAHAAKNLEYPSSTSTSLSPEASMTMVGVEATRKTAKGKADQEDEGTLISALPQEDQESEQEDRPRRVSQAHRGRRERREHREKERAFRGSRPRGAAESRHKTAGDKAMRKTAGRSSGGRRAMRDDKKEKGHGSLGDSKRGTAHKGISHAPITKESRTSHKSARSLSTGSSLSNNKRLSRISSFLRNVRASLTTKTVALSHNKDVDILEEVVERKRMEAIIETTESGQGLEIAGSATSEATETVTVEAHQ is encoded by the coding sequence ATGAGCCGGGAGTCTCTGCTACCGTATCACACGGCCCAGAGCGGTGCCGGAGCAGGCCTGTTCAACACCACCAGGGGCAAACTGCAGCGGCAACTGCGCAAGGGTGAGTACGACATATTCAAGTACGCCCCGATCTTCGAGAGCGACTTTATCCAGATCACCAAGAGGGGAGAAGTGATCGACGTGCACAACCGCGTCCGCATGGTGACCGTGGGCATCGCATCcaccagccccctcctccccctcccagaTGTCATGCTACTGGCCCGGCCGGCCACCGGCTGCGACGACCACACGGGTCGCGGCCAGACCACCAAGGCCAAGAGCCGCAAGGCTGCAAAGACCTtagagctcaccaggctccttcccTTGAAGTTCGTGAGGATCTCCATTCACAACCGCGAGAAACAACAGCTGCGCCTGAAGTTCGCCACCGGCCGCTCCTGCTACCTGCATCTGTGCCCCCCGCTCGACTCTCGGGAAGACCTATTCACCTACTGGGAGAAGCTGGTCTACCTCCTGCGGCCGCCGGTGGACTCCCAGAGCAGCACCTACGCCATTCCAGCGGGGGACATGATCTGCATGCCCGTGTTCGAGGAGGACAGGAGAAGCCCGGCGGCCGTGGATTTCCAAGGCCGGGGCGATCAGGACCAGGTAAGCGTCAGGAGCCTCCACGCGGGCTCCGAGGTGGCCGGGGCCACCTCTGCAGCTTTTGCCGGAGGGGAGGGCCTCCAGCTGGACTTCTACAATCCCGATCCTGTGCCCGACGGGGCCAAGGCAAACACCAAACCCAGCGAGTTTGACAAAGAGTCAGCAGTGGGGGCAATGACGCAGGTGGCCGCAGCAGACGCCACAGAGGGCGATCTGAACATGACCAAGTCCCATGCCTCTGAAGAGCGGAGCATGGCCCTTGAAGTCACCGTCACCAAGGGCCCAGGAGGAAGCAAAAGCAACATCGCTGTGGCAGGCGCTGCCAAAACCTCCCTGAGGACCAGGAAAACGGCCTTGGCACATGCTGCCAAAAACTTGGAGTACCCTTCCAGCACGTCCACCAGCCTCTCCCCGGAAGCCAGCATGACTATGGTTGGAGTGGAGGCCACCAGGAAGACCGCCAAAGGAAAAGCCGATCAGGAGGACGAGGGGACCCTCATCTCAGCCTTGCCGCAGGAAGACCAAGAGAGTGAGCAGGAAGACAGGCCCCGGAGAGTGTCGCAGGCCCacaggggaagaagggagaggagggaacACCGGGAGAAGGAGCGTGCTTTCAGGGGCTCGCGTCCTCGCGGGGCAGCCGAAAGCCGCCACAAGACCGCGGGGGACAAGGCGATGCGGAAGACAGCTGGCAGGTCCTCAGGCGGCCGGAGAGCCATGAGGGACGACAAAAAGGAGAAAGGCCACGGCAGCCTGGGGGACAGCAAGCGGGGCACCGCGCACAAAGGCATCAGCCACGCTCCCATCACCAAGGAGTCCAGGACCTCGCACAAATCAGCCAGGAGCTTATCTACTGGGAGTTCACTTTCCAACAACAAGAGACTCAGCAGGATCAGCTCTTTCTTGAGGAATGTCCGAGCCAGTCTCACTACAAAGACAGTGGCCTTGTCACACAATAAAGATGTGGACATCTTGGAGGAGGTTgtggaaaggaaaagaatggaggccATCATAGAGACAACAGAGAGTGGCCAGGGGCTGGAAATCGCTGGGAGTGCGACATCCGAGGCCACGGAGACAGTGACCGTTGAAGCTCATCAATAG